In the Bacillota bacterium genome, GGCCGAGGCCGGCCCGCGTGCCCGTGCACGCCTGCTCGCCAGCCGGAGCGACCGGGCGCTGCTGGAGGCGAGCCTCCAGACGCTGTCGGCCGCGCTTCCCGGGGTGGCGTTGGAGGTGGCGGAGGACGAGCGGCTCGGGCCGAGTGACCTGCGCGTGGAGACCGAGGGCGGCGACTTCGACGCCACGCTCCTGCGCCAGATCGGCGAGCTGCGCCGTCGTATCGAGGAGGCGCTCGGCGGTGGCTGAGCGGGCGCCGGCGACGCTGGACTGGGAGAGGGCGAGCGAGGCGGTGCGGACGAGCCGGCTGCTCGCCCGCCAGGGGCGCGTCAGCCAGGTGGTGGGCCTGCTGGTCGAGGCGCAGGGGCCGCTTTGCGAGGTGGGCGAGCTCTGCCGCATCGACGAGGGGAACGGGGGGGCGCTGGCCGAGGCGGTCGGCTTCCGCGAGGGCCGCACGCTGCTCATGCCGCTCGGACCCGTCCAGGGCATCCGCCCGGGCGCGCGCGTGGAGGCGCTGGGCCGGCCGCTCCAGGTGGAGCTGGGCGAGGAGATGCTGGGCCGCGTCGTCGACGCGCTGGGCCGCCCGCTGGACGGGGGCGGCGGCTGGCGCGTGGAGGAGCGGCGGCCCGTGCTGGCGCCGCCGCCGCCGCCCTTCCTGCGACGTCCCGTGGAGCGGCCGCTCTCGGTGGGCGTGCGGGCCGTGGACGGGCTGCTCACCATCGGCCAGGGGCAGCGGGTCGGCCTCTTCGCCGGCTCCGGTGTGGGCAAGAGCACCCTTCTGGGCATGATGGCGCGCGGCACCGACGCCGACGTCAACGTCATCGCGCTGGTGGGCGAGCGGGGGCGGGAGGTGGGCGACTTCCTGCGCCTCGACCTGGGCGCCGAGGGGCTGGCTCGCTCGGTGGTGGTGGTGGCCACCTCGGACCAG is a window encoding:
- a CDS encoding FliI/YscN family ATPase; this translates as MAERAPATLDWERASEAVRTSRLLARQGRVSQVVGLLVEAQGPLCEVGELCRIDEGNGGALAEAVGFREGRTLLMPLGPVQGIRPGARVEALGRPLQVELGEEMLGRVVDALGRPLDGGGGWRVEERRPVLAPPPPPFLRRPVERPLSVGVRAVDGLLTIGQGQRVGLFAGSGVGKSTLLGMMARGTDADVNVIALVGERGREVGDFLRLDLGAEGLARSVVVVATSDQPPVVRMKAAQTATTVAEFYRDRGMNVLLLMDSVTRFAMAAREVGLAAGEPPATKGYPPSVFASLPLLLERAGRTESGSITAFYTVLVEGDDMNEPIADAVRGILDGHIVLSRRLAARGQYPAIDVLESVSRLMPQVASPRHQALAQTYRRLLAVYREAEDLIQVGAYRPGSSREIDEAVARIEAMAAFAAQEQGSRVEMEATLRQLEALFEGGSAA